The proteins below come from a single Terriglobales bacterium genomic window:
- a CDS encoding benzoate-CoA ligase family protein, whose protein sequence is ALLLHDTPDFAYGFFGAIRMGAVAVPLNTLLKPHDYEHLLNDCRARVIMVSEALLPQIEVIPRDRLRYLEQVVVVGPARTGMPSLENLMAAHSPDFEPAATCKDEPAFWLYSSGSTGSPKGCVHLHHDMVVCAELYARQILNIGPEDRCFSVAKLFFAYGLGNALYFPFSVGATSILWPGPPIAAHVYEVIERHRPTLFFSVPTNYAMLLAHRREGADFDLSGVRHAVSAGEALPAALYHRFRERFGVEILDAIGSTEALQMFIANRPGAARPGSSGQVIPGYEARIVDEEGRDLPDGEVGHLLVRGDSICAFYWNQHEKTKATIEGNWLRTGDKYRRDEQGYFWHAGRSDDMLKVGGIWVSPVEIESTLLEHPAVLEAAVVGREDQDRLIKPAAYVSLRPGFVAGEVLATEIREFVVSRIAEYKRPRWVEFLPELPKTATGKIQRFKLRQMAAAGRG, encoded by the coding sequence GCGTTGCTGCTTCACGACACTCCCGATTTCGCCTACGGTTTCTTCGGGGCCATCCGGATGGGCGCGGTAGCCGTCCCGCTGAACACCCTGCTGAAACCCCACGACTACGAACACCTGCTGAACGACTGCCGGGCGCGCGTCATCATGGTGAGCGAGGCGCTGCTGCCGCAGATCGAGGTCATCCCGCGGGACCGGCTGCGATACCTGGAGCAAGTAGTGGTCGTCGGGCCCGCGCGCACCGGCATGCCTTCCCTGGAAAACTTGATGGCGGCGCATTCACCGGACTTCGAGCCCGCGGCCACCTGCAAGGACGAACCCGCGTTCTGGCTCTATTCCTCGGGCTCTACCGGATCACCTAAGGGTTGCGTCCACCTTCATCACGACATGGTGGTGTGCGCCGAGCTCTATGCCCGGCAGATCCTCAACATCGGCCCGGAAGACCGGTGTTTCAGCGTGGCCAAGCTGTTCTTCGCCTATGGATTAGGGAACGCCCTGTACTTTCCGTTCTCGGTCGGAGCCACCAGCATCCTGTGGCCCGGGCCGCCGATCGCCGCCCATGTGTATGAGGTCATCGAGCGCCACCGGCCGACGCTCTTCTTCTCCGTGCCCACCAACTACGCCATGCTCTTGGCCCACCGGAGGGAGGGCGCGGACTTTGATCTCTCCGGTGTCCGGCATGCAGTCTCGGCCGGGGAGGCGCTGCCTGCCGCCCTCTACCATCGTTTCCGGGAGCGCTTCGGGGTCGAGATTCTGGATGCCATCGGTTCCACGGAGGCGCTGCAGATGTTCATCGCCAACCGCCCGGGAGCGGCGCGACCGGGGTCCAGCGGCCAAGTGATCCCCGGGTACGAGGCACGCATCGTGGACGAGGAAGGACGTGATCTGCCCGACGGAGAAGTGGGCCACCTCCTTGTCCGGGGCGATTCCATCTGCGCCTTCTATTGGAACCAGCACGAGAAGACCAAGGCCACCATCGAGGGAAACTGGCTGCGGACCGGGGACAAGTATCGCCGCGACGAGCAAGGTTACTTCTGGCATGCCGGCCGCTCCGACGACATGCTCAAAGTCGGCGGCATCTGGGTGAGCCCGGTGGAGATCGAGAGCACCCTGCTCGAGCACCCGGCAGTACTGGAGGCGGCCGTGGTCGGGCGGGAGGACCAGGACCGGCTCATCAAGCCCGCGGCCTACGTCTCCCTCCGTCCGGGTTTTGTAGCGGGGGAAGTGCTGGCAACGGAAATCAGGGAGTTCGTGGTCTCCCGAATCGCGGAGTACAAGCGCCCCCGCTGGGTGGAGTTTCTGCCCGAGCTGCCCAAAACGGCCACCGGGAAGATCCAGAGGTTCAAGCTGAGGCAGATGGCGGCCGCAGGGAGAGGATAA